One Silene latifolia isolate original U9 population chromosome 4, ASM4854445v1, whole genome shotgun sequence DNA segment encodes these proteins:
- the LOC141652262 gene encoding small heat shock protein, chloroplastic-like — MASSIALRRLAGKDILTGNIFRPLRSISIVPSVSRSFNTNAQITRVEDDEHDDDRSHRSVSRPGPDFPGFLSDVFDPFAPTRSVSQLMNIMDQLVDNPILAATRGGGMRRGWDVKEDEEALLLKVDMPGLGKEDVKVSVEENTLIIRGEGEKETEEEESRRRYSSRIDLTPNMYKVDGIKAEMKNGVLKVVVPKVKEDERKDVFQVQID, encoded by the exons ATGGCATCCTCAATCGCTCTCCGACGACTTGCCGGAAAAGATATTCTCACCGGCAACATTTTTCGGCCACTTCGCTCAATTTCTATTGTTCCCTCGGTTTCTCGCTCCTTCAACACTAACGCTCAGATAACTAGAGTTGAGGATGATGAACACGACGACGACCGTTCTCATCGTTCTGTTTCTCGCCCTGGTCCCGATTTTCCAGGATTTCTCTCAG ATGTGTTTGATCCATTTGCTCCGACCAGAAGCGTAAGCCAGCTAATGAACATAATGGACCAGCTCGTAGACAATCCAATCCTCGCTGCGACACGTGGAGGAGGAATGCGGCGAGGGTGGGACGTTAAAGAGGACGAGGAGGCGCTGCTGCTGAAGGTTGACATGCCAGGGTTAGGCAAGGAGGACGTGAAGGTGTCAGTGGAAGAGAACACTCTGATTATCAGAGGAGAAGGCGAGAAAGAGACAGAGGAAGAGGAGAGTCGTAGGAGGTACTCGTCTCGAATTGACCTGACACCGAATATGTATAAGGTTGATGGGATTAAGGCTGAGATGAAGAATGGTGTGCTTAAGGTGGTTGTTCCTAAGGTTAAAGAAGATGAAAGGAAGGATGTTTTCCAAGTTCAGATTGACTAA